The region CATATCATCTTTGATAACATAGTCGATATTGATGTTTCTTGGGAACAAGATTCTTGTCAAGAGATAGTGAAAAATTCATATTTTTGGTTTTAGTAAGATTGTTTTGAAAGGAAATTTTCTTTTCTCCATGGGATTATTTACAATATAGTTTAGGGCTACATTCCATTTGATGCTTTTGAATTCTAAGGGTTTTTCAGATTTGTAGGATGGTTCCTAGGAAGGTATTTCAAACATTCTTCCAAACCATTCTCTATGGATTATTATCTTCACATTTTCACTGACTAACCATACTTATAGCATATGCAATATCGAGTCTAGTGTGAGACAAGTAAATTAGTTTCCCAATTAGACGTTGATACATTTCTTTATCTACTACAACATCTTCTTATGTATTACCCAATTTAAGATTTGGATTCATATGAACGCTCACAAGTTTATACACTGTTTTTCCTGTCTCTTTGAGTGAATTTGTAACATATTTTTTTGAGATATAAAATTGCCTTTTCAAAAATGTGTCACCTCGATTTCCAAGAAATACTTCATCTTTCCAATAGTTTTcatttcaaactccttggtcaaACTCCCTAAATGCATGAATCAAAATATACATGAACCTAAGTCTTAAACATTCATTTTAGTGAGAAACTAATttgttatatatttttatttttattttttatgtaaATAAAGtaataaattatatatattatatatatatatatatatatatatatatattatatatatatatattatatatatattcTTTCGGTTTCGTTATTAAATTGAGAGGTATATGATGTTAgtttgaaaaatataaaaaaaataatgtTGGGGTTCGAATCCATAACAATTTAAATTAAtctttcaattatttttaaaTCAATGGATAAAATTCTCATTTTTCATATCATCCTTCGTTACCTCGACATTATAACTGAAATAAAATCTATTTCACGTTCAATATGACATGTGTTATTTGGTGCAGTGGTATGCCATAATTCAAATAAACATTAATTAACTATTAAGTAAATTCAGTACCATATAATGTGATTTGGATAGAAAGCATAATTCATAGCTAGAGCTAAAATATGTCTTAAGATTGAAGTAAGAGTTTTAGGTTCTTTGGTTAACTAAGGATCACTTAGAACCACCAATTGTCATATGTAATGTATAGAGCAATAGAATATTCTAGACTATACCAAAGTAATACTAATAAAACAGTATAAGCAACCATTGAGGTCCTGAATGTACCACGTTTACAACCCCTCTTTGAACCTCAAAATTCCGTGTATAGCACTTTCTGGTTCTAACTTGACCCACGTTTGATGCTTTTACCATGTGTGGACAAATGAACCCCCGTGAACCAATTGCCCTTTAGAACCTTTTAACACACTACGTGGAATTTAAATATCCCTCACATTGTTTTCCAGTTTATTCTATATAAACAACATTCTTCAATGCTATACCTACCAACTTAACAATCTAAAGTGTAAGCATTCAGTTAGTGAGATTCATAAAGCTATTCATATCCTTCGAAATCACTTTAATTTATCTCATTTGTTAGTTTTGCATTAACATTAAGGAACTATTATCAATGGCTGTTTCATCATGTCAATCTATCATGTCAAGCTCTATGACCAACATTTCTACCAGATCTAGAGTTAACCAGTTTAGCAACATCCCTTCTGTCTACATTCCAACCTTCACAAGGAATGTTAGCCTCAAAGTTCGATCTATGGCTGAGGTAATTATGGTTTTTTCAAACATATTTTAAGGTTATATATATGTAGTATTTGCTTATGCATATGTAATATGTTTATGATTTAAGAATGATTAGTTGCTAATTACTTATTAAATTATTCAGGGAGAGCCGAAAGAGCAATCAAAGGTGCCTGTAGACCCGACTACACCAATTGCATCAACACCAACACCACAACCAGCCTACACTCGTCCACCAAAGGTGACCATAGTAACATATAATTGCTATTGTTTTTTCTGTTACCTTATTAATATGAAGCAAAGATTTTGGTCTGTATTAAAATGACTTTTTGACATATATAAATTATGATGAAATGGCAGATGAGCACAAAGTTTTCAGATTTGATGGCATTTAGTGGGCCAGCACCTGAAAGGATCAATGGAAGATTGGCTATGATTGGTTTTGTAGCAGCAATGGGGGTGGAGATAGCAAAAGGGCAGGGTTTGTCTGAACAATTATCTGGTGGTGGAGTTGCATGGTTCTTGGGGACAAGTGTGTTGTTGTCACTTGCTTCATTGATTCCATTTTCTCAAGGGGTTAGTGTGGAGTCTAAATCAAAGAGTATTATGTCCTCTGATGCAGAGCTTTGGAATGGAAGAATTGCAATGTTAGGTTTAGTTGCTTTAGCTTTCACAGAATTTGTTAAGGGTACATCCCTTGTGTAGTAAACTCGTTTGAATACGCAATCAAGGTCTATAGGA is a window of Lathyrus oleraceus cultivar Zhongwan6 chromosome 6, CAAS_Psat_ZW6_1.0, whole genome shotgun sequence DNA encoding:
- the LOC127098404 gene encoding early light-induced protein, chloroplastic-like, coding for MAVSSCQSIMSSSMTNISTRSRVNQFSNIPSVYIPTFTRNVSLKVRSMAEGEPKEQSKVPVDPTTPIASTPTPQPAYTRPPKMSTKFSDLMAFSGPAPERINGRLAMIGFVAAMGVEIAKGQGLSEQLSGGGVAWFLGTSVLLSLASLIPFSQGVSVESKSKSIMSSDAELWNGRIAMLGLVALAFTEFVKGTSLV